One Stigmatella aurantiaca genomic window, GTGTCCACCACGCCGACCGTCTGGAGGCCCGCGCGCCGCAGCGACAGTCCCGCGAACGCCTTGCTTCCCTGATCCGTGTTCGAGAAGACGAGATCCGCCGGAATCACCGCCGTGGAGTCCGAGGTGACGATGCGCAGGGTCCCCGTGTAGTTCGTCGCCACGTTGTCGAACGCGTCGCGCAGCAGGACCTGGGCGCCCACCGCACTGCCCGCCGCCGTGTCCGGCGGCAGGCCCGTCAGCTCCACCACGGAGGCGGCCGCGGGCACCACCTGGAAGGAGGGGCTCTCCACGGAGAGCGTGTTCAGCTTCGCCCGGAGCGAATACTCACCCGTCCGCTCGATGACCAGTTCCGTGAAGCGCGCCACGCCGTCCACCGCGTTGACCTCCACGGTCCCCTTCAGCGCGGAGGAAGGTCCCGAGGCCACCTCCACCTTGACCCGGGCCGTCGCCCCGCGAATCACCGCGCCCGCCTCATCCTGGAGCTGTACCTCCAGCGGCTGAATCGGAGAGCCCGCCACGCCCCCGAGGCCCGTGCCCTGGAGGGCGAGCTTCGAGATCTGCGGGGCCGACGGGACAATGAACTGCACCGTCGGCGCGCGGCCCAGCAGCACGGGCTTTCCGCTGGCCTCCACCTGCGCCGTCACCTGCTTCGGCCCCGCCACGCGGGACACCAGCTTCGACACCATCACGCCCTTCTCATCCGTCATGCCCGAGGGCGGCAAGAAGGTGTGGCCCTCACCGGAGGCCTGGAGCGTCACCTGTCGCTCCGGCAGCGGCATGCCATCGCTCTTGAGCACGGTGACGGTGACGGTGACTTCGTCCTGGCCGTCGGCCCGTACGTTCGTGGCGCGATCCACCTCCACCGTGGAGCGATCCACATCCGGCAGGTCCCGGCTGGGGGGCGGCGGCCGGGGGGGCGTGGTTTCACTCGAGCAGCCAGACGCCAGCCCCAGCACGAGCGCGCCCAGCGCGAGGCACCAGCGGAATGAAAGGAAATGAGATGCCATACACGCCTCGGAGAGAAGGGAATCCCGCGCGTGAATCCGGCGCGGCAACGTTCGTTTTTTACCTGACATGGCAACCGGGCAGGAACACCTACAGGGGCGTTTCCGGCGCGGGAGGGGCCGAGAATTCGGGCCCATCCAAGCTCTCGCGGAATTTTCCGTGAGCAGGGCAATCTGGAGGCAGACCTCAGCCCTTGAGCGCTCGCCTGTCTGCCCTCCACACCTTCAACCGTGTCAGCCCACCGCTTCGCGCCACGTCAGGGGCGGCACGCGAAAACCGCGCGCGGACCCGGCGTTGTACGGCCTGAAGGGAGGCCATCCCGCGTCATCCGTTCTTCAGAGGGCTCCGCCATGTCTCACGAGCGCTTCACCCCCAGCCGCGAGGTCTACCACCGCATCCGCTGGGATCCCCGGCTCGATGCCCGTGAGTTCGTCATCGGCTACGACGCCCACTCCGGCGAGATGGAGGAAGTGCCCTTCGCGGCCTTCGTTCCCGATGGAGAGATTCCCTGGCACCGCGTCTGGTACTTCCGCCGGGGCCCTGAGCGGGTGTGGGACCGGAAGAGCCGCACCGATGTGCTGGCCGAGCTCGCCGCAGGCCCGGCAACGTCCTCGGCTTCCGCCCCTCCCCCGGCCGAAGCCGCGCCTGCCTTCACACCGATTCCCGCGTACCGGTATGACGCGCACGCGGAAGCCTGGTGTGAAGACGTCCCCCCGGACACGGTGGACACCGAAGCCCTCCCTTCGCCGGAGGCGCTCACCGTGGCCACCTTCAACGTCCTCTTCGATCTCTACGACGCGGAGTTGATCGACACCCGGCGGCGCATCCCGGCGGCCCTCTCCCTGCTGCGCTCGGTCGACGCCGACCTCATCGCCTTGCAGGAAGTCACCGAGCCCTTTCTCCGAGTGCTCCTCGCGACGCCGTGGATCCGCGAGCACTACTTCCTCTCGGACGGACCGGTGTCCGCCACCGTCAAACCCTACGGCCAGCTCCTCCTGTCCCGGTTCCCCTTCGCCTCCCTGCGCCAGTGCGTCTTCACCCGGGACAAGCGGGTGATCGCCGGGGAGCTCCGGTTGAAGGGCGGCCCCCTGTGGGTGGCCACGCCTCACCTGACGAGCAACCGCACCGCCTCGCCGGACAGTGCGCGCGCGGCCCAGCTGCGGACAATCGTCGATTGGGCGAATGCCCTGGGCCCGGAAGCTCCCGATGTGGTGCTCGCGGGGGACTTCAACCTCGGCGAGGACACGTCCGCGGCACAGGCCTTCGCCCAGGAAGGGTTCGTGGATGTCTGGCCCCTGCTGCGGCCCGAGGAGCCTGGGTTCACGTTCGACCCGGAGCGGAATGCGCTGGCCACGGCGATGACCGTCACCGGCCGGCGCCAGCGGCTGGACCGGGTGCTCGTGCGCTCCCGTTCGGGACGGCTCACGCCTCGCACCGTGTCGCTCTTTGGAGAGACGCCCCTGCCCCCACCCGAGGCGCCCGCGGGAGGCCCCCTCTTCACGTCGGATCACTTCGGGGTGCGCTGTGTGCTGCGCCTGGATGAACCCCGCGTGCCCCCTCCCCCGCCTGCCCTCTCCCGGGCGCTCTCGGCGGCTCCCGTGCACGAGTCGGCCGTGGTGCTCATCCCCCCGGAGGGGCAGTGGGGCCCCCTCCAGGCCCTGCGCGCCCAGCATGACCGGAACTACCAGCGGTGGATGCCGCATGTGACGCTGCTCTATCCGTTCATCCCCGAAGAGCACTTCCTGGAGGCCGAGGCGCTCATCGAGGAGGCGCTGCGGTCCGTCACTCCCTTCCAGGTGACCCTCACGGGCTTCGACTTCTTCGAGCACCGCGCCAGCGTGACCGCCTGGCTCCAGCCCGAGGACCAGCCTCACGGCGCCTTGAAGTCCCTGCAAGCCGCGCTCGAGGCCGCGCTCCCTCACTGTGATGAGCAAGGCCGCAAGTCCGAACGCGGCTTCACGCCCCATCTGAGTGTCGGCCAGCTTCCCCGCTCGGCCCCCGCGGACATCCGGCAGACGCTCTCCACCTGGGAGCAGGACTGGCGTCCCCTCTCGTTCGAAGTCCGCGAGGTCTGTCTGATCAGCCGCCGGGGCAACGGTCCTTTCGCGGTGAGACGGCGCGTGGCGCTCGGAGGTGCCCGCCACCCCACCGCCCAGCCGCACACCACCCTCCACGAAGTCCTGTCCGCGCGAGGGGAACTGGATTCCGGCGAGGCCTCCCAGGCACACGCTCAGGCCGTGAAGCACCTGGAGGCGGTGTGCGCCCGGCTGGGCGTGGCGCTGTACCCCTATGGCTCGTTCCGGATGGGAATGAGCCGTCCCGGCAGCGACGTGGACGCGGTGGCCATCGGCCCCGCGCGCCTGTCCCGTGAAGACTTCGCCCAGGCCCTCCTCCAAGCGCTCTCGCAGGAGACGGGCAGCGAGGGCGCCCGCTTCATCGCGGATGCCGCCCTCCCGCTGGTGAAGCTGTCCCTCGATGGCGTGCCGTTCGACGTGTCCTATGCGAGCCGCCCCGAGGACGCAGCGCCCTGTCCCCCCTCGGAGCTGCTGGTCCGGTACGGCGAGCGGCTGGATCCCGAGGGGTTCCGCTCCCTCACGGGCTGGGCGGACACGGAGGCGCTGCTGGGCTGTGCCGGGCCCGAGGGCCCCGAGCGCGAGCGGTTCCGGACCGTGCTGCGGGCCGTCAAGGCCTGGGCGAAGGCGCGCGGCGTCTACTCGCATGCGCTGGGCTATCTGGGAGGCTTCTCCTGGGCCGTGCTGGTGGCCTGGGCCTGTCTGCGCGCTCCCCGGGAGTCCTCCCGCTCAGAGGAGCAGCTGCTCGCGTACTTCTTCGAGATGTTCGCGGCCTGGCCGTGGCCCCTGCCCGTCACCCTCACGCCGGGGACCGCGCGGTACACCCCGGAGGGGAAGCGCGACCTGATGCCCGTGGTGGCGCCCGCGCTGCCTCCCCGCAACACCGCGCGCAACGTGTCGCGCTCGACGCTCCGCGTGCTTCGTGACGAGTTCGCTCGCGCCAGCGAAGTGCTGCGGCGGGCCCGGAGCGAGGGCACGGCGGAGGCTTGGGAAGCCCTGTTCGCGCCCGTGGACGTCTCCCGGCAGATGCCCGCCCGCGTGGTGGTCTCCATCGAGGCCGAGTCGCCCGAGGACCGGCAGGTGGCCGCGGGCTGGGTGCTCGGGCACCTCACGGCCCTGGTGTACCGGCTGGAGGGAGATCGCCGGCTCTTTCTGCGGCCCTTTCCCCCCGCGCAGCCCGAGGGCCCCTTCCTCGTGGGTCTGGCCGTTCAGGGCCAGGAGGGGGAAGAGGCCCTCTCGCTGCATCCGGGAAGCGCTCTGCGCCAGACCCTGGACGCGTTCCGCGAGTCCTTTCACGCCTGGAGCCACCGGCCTCCAGGCGCTTCGCTCTCCCTGCGGCTGGCCGTGGACTGAGCCGCCGGCAGGGCCTCAGTGCACGCGGGACCGGGGCAGGTTGGACGCCGGCGGGAGGCCGCTGTCGCTGGCGTTCAACATGTTCCCGCTGCCGCACACCAGCGCGGCCATGTCCTCGGCGCGGCGGCCGATGTCGTCGAACGTCCGCGTCACGGTCCCCACCGGATCCTTCACCGAGACGCCCCGCATGTAGAGGGACAGGTTCGACGCCTGCCCTGCGGCGCGCGGGAGGATGTGGGTGAAGTCCGTCTTCGTCTCGCCCGCGTGGCACCCGCTGCAGGTGTTCAGGGAGAACTTGTGCCGGGCCTCGACGCTCACCGAGGGCGCCCGCCAGAAGAACGTCTCATCCGGGACCCGGACGCCCGCCGCCAGGAACGGTGCCCCCGAGAAGACCGCGGGGACCTGGTGCTGCTCGGCGAGGATGGCGTCCTCGTTGGCGCGGATGAAGTTGCCCAGGGCATTCGAGTTGTTGAAGCCAAAGTCCGGCGTGAGCGCCGTCGCGGCCGGCTTCAGCCCCTCCGCCGTCAGGGAGAAGTCCCGCATCTCCCACAGGGTGGACAGCGCGGCCTCGTTGGTGCGGACATGGTGGATGGCACTGCCGAAGGGCCGCGAGGGCATCACGCCCGCCGCCGTGAAGCGATCGGTGATCTGCTGGAGCTTCGTCTTGTAGTTGGCGCTCCCCAGGCCGAGCTGCCCCAGGGCATGCCAGTCCCGCGCCCAGGCCAGGATGGCCTCCGGGCTGCTTCCGGGCAGCGTGTACTCCAGGATGATGGTGAACTCGAGCGGACGGCCCTGCGCATCGAGCACGCCGAAGACGAAGCGCCCCTCACCGGCCTGGACACCCGGCTGCCGCAGGTCCATGCGGTTGACGATGGCCAGGAGCCGGAACGGCGCCGTGCTGAAGTCGAGCGGCTTGTTCGCCCCGCCGCTGCGCTGCTCCCAGGGCCCCAGCACCAGCGTCTGCAGCTGCGAGCGCGCAGGCAGCGTCATGCCGTTGACCGTCTGGGCCGTGTTCCAGGTGCGCAGCCACTGGCGCACCAGCGCGGACGGGTCCTGGTTGCCCGCCATCGCCTTCATCAGGGTCCCGAAGTGCCAGGCGCCTCCGGGCGCGGTCC contains:
- a CDS encoding poly(A) polymerase — its product is MSHERFTPSREVYHRIRWDPRLDAREFVIGYDAHSGEMEEVPFAAFVPDGEIPWHRVWYFRRGPERVWDRKSRTDVLAELAAGPATSSASAPPPAEAAPAFTPIPAYRYDAHAEAWCEDVPPDTVDTEALPSPEALTVATFNVLFDLYDAELIDTRRRIPAALSLLRSVDADLIALQEVTEPFLRVLLATPWIREHYFLSDGPVSATVKPYGQLLLSRFPFASLRQCVFTRDKRVIAGELRLKGGPLWVATPHLTSNRTASPDSARAAQLRTIVDWANALGPEAPDVVLAGDFNLGEDTSAAQAFAQEGFVDVWPLLRPEEPGFTFDPERNALATAMTVTGRRQRLDRVLVRSRSGRLTPRTVSLFGETPLPPPEAPAGGPLFTSDHFGVRCVLRLDEPRVPPPPPALSRALSAAPVHESAVVLIPPEGQWGPLQALRAQHDRNYQRWMPHVTLLYPFIPEEHFLEAEALIEEALRSVTPFQVTLTGFDFFEHRASVTAWLQPEDQPHGALKSLQAALEAALPHCDEQGRKSERGFTPHLSVGQLPRSAPADIRQTLSTWEQDWRPLSFEVREVCLISRRGNGPFAVRRRVALGGARHPTAQPHTTLHEVLSARGELDSGEASQAHAQAVKHLEAVCARLGVALYPYGSFRMGMSRPGSDVDAVAIGPARLSREDFAQALLQALSQETGSEGARFIADAALPLVKLSLDGVPFDVSYASRPEDAAPCPPSELLVRYGERLDPEGFRSLTGWADTEALLGCAGPEGPERERFRTVLRAVKAWAKARGVYSHALGYLGGFSWAVLVAWACLRAPRESSRSEEQLLAYFFEMFAAWPWPLPVTLTPGTARYTPEGKRDLMPVVAPALPPRNTARNVSRSTLRVLRDEFARASEVLRRARSEGTAEAWEALFAPVDVSRQMPARVVVSIEAESPEDRQVAAGWVLGHLTALVYRLEGDRRLFLRPFPPAQPEGPFLVGLAVQGQEGEEALSLHPGSALRQTLDAFRESFHAWSHRPPGASLSLRLAVD